DNA sequence from the Bacillus pumilus genome:
GTTGCCGCTTTTAAGAGAACGCTATCCAGAAATAGATGTGATTATTATCACAGCGGCAACGGAAACGACACTTTTAAGAGATGCCCTTCAATACGGAGTGGTTCATTATTTAATCAAACCAGTGACCGCACAAAAGTTTGCGCAAGTTTTAACTGAATATAAAGAGAAGAAAGACATCATCAATTCCAAGGATGAAGTCAATCAAACGATGATTGATTTGTTTTTTGGACAGATGCAGGAAGAGCCAAAGGAACAGGATGACAGAGACCTGCCTACAGGCATCAATTCGCTGACTTTGGACAAGGTGAAAACATTGATGGCATCAGAGAATAGTGGAATTACAGCAGAAGAACTAGGAGAAAAGATGGGGGCATCACGTACAACAGCGAGACGGTATGTTGAGTATCTCGTGACAACAGGAGAATGCCGGGCAGAGCTTGCGTACGGAATCATTGGCAGACCAGAGCGAAAATATTATCCTGCCAAAAAGCAAGCGGAGTCTTAAAAGATGAAAAAAGCAATATGCCTTGTCGTGATCATAATATGTCTTTGTATGACGCTCACCTTTAATGAAAAAAGGGAGGTGACTCTTTCCTGCAGCACAGCCCATTATATATCGTGGTGTCTGGTGTCCCTGACGGCGGATTTGACCAAACAGCTCAAGTGATGAAATCAGTGCTCGAGAAGGAAAAGCTGGTGAAGCGGCCGGTGAATATCCTTTATCAAAGAGGCGGAACGGTGGATAAAGGATGGACATATATGCTGGAGCGAGATACCAACTATATTAGTTTGAATTCAAGTTTATTGTTAAGCCGTAATTTGCTTGGCAGCAGTAACATGACAATGAATGATGTCACGCCACTTGCGATTCTTGCAGAAGAGTGGCAGGTCGTCGCAGTCCCAGTGGATTCTCCCTTTTCAAATGGGAAGGAGCTATTAAACACACTAAAGAAGAAACCGGATTCCTTAAAAATTGGATTTGCCCCGGACTTCGGAAATGATGATCAAATCTCATTCGCACGAGCGGCAGAAATGGCAGGAATTGATCCATACCGCATTCAATTTTTGAAGTTTGACAGTGCAGATGATTTATTTCAGGCGCTCATTGACCATGAGGTGGATGCAGCAACAACAACGATTACAGAGGTTCGTCATGATTATGAAAAGAAGAGGCTAAAACTCATAGCGACCACAACCAATCAGCGTTTAGAGGGATTTGAAGATGTGCCTACTTGGAAAGAGCAAGGCATCCCGCTCATCTTTTCTCATTGGCGTGGTGTCATGGGACCCAAGCAAATGAATCAGCACGAGATTCGTGAATGGGATCAGCTTCTTCAAAAAATGACACAGACTAAGTCCTGGAAAAAACAATTAAAGCAAAAGGGCTGGACAAGTCGTTATATGAACAGCAAAGAGGCAAAGATCTTTATGGAAGAGCAATTAAGGCGATATGAGCAGTTTATTCAAGGAGAACAAGCGGTCGAGTGAGACCGCTTTTTTTCATGGAATCCATCAAAACCAAGGTTTGAACAAAATGAACAAAAAGCATTTATCGACCGAAAAAGAATTAAAATTCATAATATTTACTTCAATTCAG
Encoded proteins:
- a CDS encoding response regulator → MMKVLIAEDDFRIAAIHASYIQQIEGFQVAGKAKSAKDMWEALQKEQVDLILLDVYMPDELGTNLLPLLRERYPEIDVIIITAATETTLLRDALQYGVVHYLIKPVTAQKFAQVLTEYKEKKDIINSKDEVNQTMIDLFFGQMQEEPKEQDDRDLPTGINSLTLDKVKTLMASENSGITAEELGEKMGASRTTARRYVEYLVTTGECRAELAYGIIGRPERKYYPAKKQAES
- a CDS encoding tripartite tricarboxylate transporter substrate-binding protein; translated protein: MKSVLEKEKLVKRPVNILYQRGGTVDKGWTYMLERDTNYISLNSSLLLSRNLLGSSNMTMNDVTPLAILAEEWQVVAVPVDSPFSNGKELLNTLKKKPDSLKIGFAPDFGNDDQISFARAAEMAGIDPYRIQFLKFDSADDLFQALIDHEVDAATTTITEVRHDYEKKRLKLIATTTNQRLEGFEDVPTWKEQGIPLIFSHWRGVMGPKQMNQHEIREWDQLLQKMTQTKSWKKQLKQKGWTSRYMNSKEAKIFMEEQLRRYEQFIQGEQAVE